A genome region from Hevea brasiliensis isolate MT/VB/25A 57/8 chromosome 9, ASM3005281v1, whole genome shotgun sequence includes the following:
- the LOC110671426 gene encoding heat stress transcription factor A-4a — MDSSQGSSSNAPAPFLIKTYEMIDDPLTNSVVSWSQSGCSFVVWNPPEFAQDLLPKYFKHNNFSSFVRQLNTYGFRKIDPDQWEFANEEFIRGQRHLLSNIRRRKPIHSHSMQNQVNNSPMTETEKREYEEKINRLKHEKSLLQLELQRHESEKQAFGCQIMSLGERLQGLERRQIQLVSFLAQIAKKPGFASIFMQQSEYHSKKRRLIEHDPFNVDHDMEEKESLHFLKDSKSNVEKLDSSIKCIEDFFYGAGEAFTQDMQDFALASQPSPIIFREPNASSIDGETYSPRSYQSSLHSMDLPSSPELPICIDHINSPKTPPQSPQFDVNCKPTGSAPVVEAVKESESELETTNSSTPTGGANDHFWEYFLTEAPGSTSTQELDPGFHRRTSDERRWWNANTINDLTKHMEHLAPTERT, encoded by the exons ATGGATAGTTCACAGGGTAGTAGTTCCAATGCACCAGCGCCTTTTCTGATCAAAACATATGAGATGATAGATGATCCGTTGACCAACTCAGTGGTGTCATGGAGTCAGAGTGGCTGCAGTTTTGTTGTGTGGAATCCACCTGAATTCGCTCAAGATTTGcttcccaagtacttcaagcacAATAATTTCTCAAGTTTTGTCAGGCAGCTTAATACTTAT GGATTCAGGAAGATTGATCCTGATCAATGGGAGTTTGCTAATGAAGAATTTATAAGAGGACAGAGACATCTTCTAAGTAATATTCGCCGGCGAAAGCCGATCCATAGCCATTCAATGCAGAACCAAGTTAATAACTCCCCAATGACAGAAACAGAGAAAAGGGAATATGAAGAGAAAATTAATCGACTAAAGCACGAGAAGAGCTTGCTTCAGCTGGAGCTACAGAGACATGAATCCGAGAAGCAGGCCTTTGGGTGTCAAATTATGTCATTAGGTGAGAGATTGCAGGGTTTGGAGCGTAGGCAGATTCAGTTAGTTTCTTTCTTGGCTCAAATTGCAAAGAAACCTGGATTTGCCTCCATTTTCATGCAGCAATCAGAATACCATAGCAAAAAGAGGAGATTAATTGAACATGATCCTTTCAATGTCGATCACGACATGGAAGAGAAGGAGAGTTTGCATTTTTTGAAAGACTCAAAGTCGAATGTGGAGAAGTTGGATTCATCCATAAAATGTATTGAAGATTTCTTTTATGGAGCAGGGGAAGCTTTTACGCAAGATATGCAGGATTTCGCCCTAGCCTCGCAGCCTTCACCAATTATTTTTAGAGAGCCAAATGCATCTTCCATAGATGGAGAAACTTACTCCCCTAGATCATATCAATCTTCACTGCATTCTATGGATCTTCCGTCATCTCCTGAGCTACCTATATGTATCGATCACATCAATAGCCCGAAAACTCCACCTCAATCTCCACAGTTTGATGTAAACTGCAAGCCTACCGGCAGTGCTCCTGTGGTTGAAGCCGTAAAAGAATCAGAATCAGAATTGGAGACAACAAATTCGTCTACTCCCACGGGAGGAGCAAATGATCATTTCTGGGAATATTTCCTTACAGAAGCTCCTGGTTCTACTAGCACACAAGAACTCGATCCTGGATTCCATCGAAGAACAAGTGATGAGAGACGTTGGTGGAATGCAAACACCATAAATGATCTTACAAAACATATGGAGCACCTTGCCCCAACTGAAAGAACTTGA